The Mesorhizobium sp. AR02 genomic interval CGAGCGCGCCATCGGCTGCCAGCCAGGCAGATGCCCAGGCCGTGCAGCCGCCGGAGCCGGCGAAGCCCGCTGTTCCCCAGCAAACCGAGGCGCCCCCGAAGCCGCCGGCAATGGCAGCGCAACCACAAACAGAGGCGAGCGCGCCGCCGGCTGGAAGCCAGGCAGATGCCAAGCCAGTGCAGACGCCGGAGCCGGCGAAGCCCATCGTTCCCCCGCAAACCGAGGCCGCCCCGAAGCCGTCCGTAACGACCACGCAGCCGTCCGAAAAGACATCGCCGGCACCGCAGCCAGATGCGATGGCCAGCAACAGTCAAATGTCGGCTCCGGCGCCTGAGATGACCGCTCCAACCCCGCCAGCCCCGAAAGTCTCAACGCCGCCGCCGGCCCAGCCAGAGGCCGTGGAGATCCCGAAGCCCAAGCCTCAGATCAGCCAGCCGGCAGCGCCCAAGGCGACCGTGCCGGCGCCCAAACCCACTGCGAGCCAGACGGATACCACGAATGCCGAGAGCCAAAACGCCTCGTCACCGCCGGCCAAACAGCCTGACCAGGCTGTCATCGCGTTGAACGTGCCCAAACCGGCGATCCCCCCGGTCGTCGATGACATCGCGCAACGGGTCTCCTGGGTTCGCGACTTCGGCGGCGGCGACTGTTTCTACGCCACCATGACGTCGTCAACCGACAAGGCCGCAGCGATCGAAGGTTTTGGCACGGCGGTGCAGCCATTCGAGCGGATGCTCAGTGATTTCCAGGCAAAATTCCATGTCGAGCCGGACATCAGCGTCCGCCTCATCGAGCCGAGCCAATGCGAAGTCACCAACTTTCTGCGCTTTCTCGGGCAGACCACGGCCGACAAGCCGCAGCTTGTTCTCGACCGGACTTCGGTGCCTGACGGTACGCCGATCAGCGGCACGCTGGTGACGCGTGGCGGGCTCATTTCCAGCGTGCTGCTGATCGATCACAAGGGCATGGTGTTCAATCTCGACGACCGCATCGTCGCGCAATCGGACAAGGCTACCTTCAGCATCCCGATTGGCCTCGGCGCCGCCGACAAGGCCACCGGGAAGGCCGTGCCGCAGATCATAATGGTGATCACGGGCCCGCAGGATATCCAGGCGGCTGCGTTTTCGACGCCGACGCCAGCCTCGGTGCTGCTGCCCAAGATTCTCGAAGAGATCGAGACCGACGGATCGCAATTTTCAGCCACTGCCAAGTATTTCCGGCTCGGCGGATAGCATGGGCGCCCGATGGAACTCCGCCGCGCGTGTTTGCCCTCCTCGTCTGCCGACCTGCCCATAGAGCAGCGTGATCCGGCTCGAGCGCTGCTTGCCCTGACGGGCCGCATGAAGCTTGCGCTCATGGCAGGGGCGGCACTGCTGGCCGTTCTGACGTCCAGCGAAGCGCGCGCCGAATTCACGGTCTGCAACCAGACACTCGACGTCGTCAATCTCGCGGTCGGCCAGAAGGTCGACAATGCGGACCAGACCGACGGCTGGTGGACCATCGGCGCCAACCAATGCGTGAACGTCATCCGCGAGGAACTGACGAACCGCTACATCTACATCTATGCGACTGATGTGTTCGGCCATGCGATCCTGACCGGGTCGACCGAGATGTGCATCGAGCGGCGGCGTTTTTCGATCCGCGGCATCGACGAGTGCTGGCCGCGCGGCCATATCGCGGCGCAATTTCTCGAAGTCGATACGCTTGAACAGGTGCGGTGGACCTTCTTCCTGACCGGAAGCAACCCGTGACGCACAGTATCGACACCAGCTTCAGAGAGAAAAAACAGGCGCGCGCCGCACTGCGCAGGCGCACGCTTTGGCGCCGGCTGATTGCCGGGTTCGCTGTGATCGTCCTGCTTTCGATCGCCGCAGGCTTCTACCTTACCGCGGATTATTGGTCGTTCGGTGACGAAAACGAGGAATTGCACGCAGTCGAAGGTGCCGACGATGTGCCGGCCGATGCATCCGTCTATGTGCCTGCCATTATCGACCTGGCCGGAGATCCGATGTGGATTACGCTAGCGCCGGATGCCGACACCGCAAGCAAGGGCCATGCGGTAGCGCGCCCGGCCGAGCTCGACAGTTCCGGCGCCTCGCCGCAGATCGAAATCCTCTCCGACGTGATGCTGAGTGCCAGCGAAAAGTTCATGACGACGATCCCGTCGACGCAGGAGGACTTCGCGTTCTTCCAGGCACAGCGGCGGACCGCTCCGACATCTCCGGCTGCCGCACCCACCGAGCAGGCCGCTCCGCCTGCACCGGCGGCGGCACCGGACGACCAGCAGGGCGACCTGGATAATGACTTGGCGGCACCCGATGCGAGCGAGGCCCCGGCCGGTTCGGCGCCCAAGGCGGATGCCGACGACCCGGAGGCCGGCTGGGGAGAGACCATCGATCAGGGCGAGGCAGCGCTGCCCGCCTTCAAGAAGACCCAGATCGAGAACAATACGACCGTCGCAACCGCGACCAGCGAATACCAGCGCTTCGCGGCGACCGAAGACACCTTCGTGAAGATCCTCAACGACCGCAGCCTGGACAGCGTTGCGCTCGACGCGCATTTCTCCGCCGACGATGCCAAACTGGCCGGCGAAGCCCTGAAGGCGCTCTTCAACCGGGACGGTCTGGAAGCGGGTTATGTCGTCGCCATGCGCGGATTCCGGCCGAACCGCGAGGCGACGACGATGTCGCTCATGCAGGTTTCGATCTACGCCAAGAATGTCTTTGTCGGCACGCTGACGCGCAACGCCGCGGGCGCCTTCGTGTCGGGTGTCGATCCCTGGGTTCGCGAGGACCTATTCAACTATTCCGGTACCGATCAAGGCGGGCCCAAGCGGCAATACCGCCTGCTCGACGCGATCTATTCGACGGCTGCGCGCAACAAGGTTCCAACCGGCGTCATCGGCGAGGCGATCATGTACCTGTCGCGAGGACAGGACCTCGACGCCTTCGCCAGCGAGGACCAGCGCCTGGTGCTGATCTACTCGCAGACGCCGCGCGGCAAGGACGAGACGTCCGGACGGGTCCTTTATGTCGGTGTCCAGGGCGGTGAGAAGACCATCGACTGTTTCGTCTTCCAGCAGAGCGACGGCCAGTTTGCCTGCGTCACGGGTGATGACCAGGTGCGCTCGCTGACTGTCGCCAACGGCATGGTGACGCCGGTGAACGGGGTCATGACCTCGACCTTCGGCCCGCGCAAGCACCCGATCCTCGGCGTCGTTCGTATCCACAAGGGTGTCGATTGGGCAGCCCCTGTCGGCACGCCGATCATGGCGGCCTTCGACGGCGAGATCAGCTTCCAGGGCGATGGCGGCAGCTATGGCAATCTGGTGAAGATTTCGCATGCGAACGGGCGCGAGACGCGCTACGCGCATATGCAAAAATTCGCCATTGCGAGCGGCGTCGGCACCAAGGTGAAGGCCGGCGACGTCATTGGCTATATCGGCACCACCGGGCTTTCGACCGGCCCGCACCTGCATTTCGAGCTCTACCAGAACGGCGAGGCGATCGATCCGCTGGGAACGGTCACCACGGTCGCCACCTCTGACACTGGCAATTCTGGCAATTCC includes:
- a CDS encoding DUF1036 domain-containing protein; its protein translation is MELRRACLPSSSADLPIEQRDPARALLALTGRMKLALMAGAALLAVLTSSEARAEFTVCNQTLDVVNLAVGQKVDNADQTDGWWTIGANQCVNVIREELTNRYIYIYATDVFGHAILTGSTEMCIERRRFSIRGIDECWPRGHIAAQFLEVDTLEQVRWTFFLTGSNP
- a CDS encoding M23 family metallopeptidase; translated protein: MTHSIDTSFREKKQARAALRRRTLWRRLIAGFAVIVLLSIAAGFYLTADYWSFGDENEELHAVEGADDVPADASVYVPAIIDLAGDPMWITLAPDADTASKGHAVARPAELDSSGASPQIEILSDVMLSASEKFMTTIPSTQEDFAFFQAQRRTAPTSPAAAPTEQAAPPAPAAAPDDQQGDLDNDLAAPDASEAPAGSAPKADADDPEAGWGETIDQGEAALPAFKKTQIENNTTVATATSEYQRFAATEDTFVKILNDRSLDSVALDAHFSADDAKLAGEALKALFNRDGLEAGYVVAMRGFRPNREATTMSLMQVSIYAKNVFVGTLTRNAAGAFVSGVDPWVREDLFNYSGTDQGGPKRQYRLLDAIYSTAARNKVPTGVIGEAIMYLSRGQDLDAFASEDQRLVLIYSQTPRGKDETSGRVLYVGVQGGEKTIDCFVFQQSDGQFACVTGDDQVRSLTVANGMVTPVNGVMTSTFGPRKHPILGVVRIHKGVDWAAPVGTPIMAAFDGEISFQGDGGSYGNLVKISHANGRETRYAHMQKFAIASGVGTKVKAGDVIGYIGTTGLSTGPHLHFELYQNGEAIDPLGTVTTVATSDTGNSGNSGDVAVETLTERIVHVESGGSARAKNPNSSATGAGQFITKTWIRMMNTYRPELARTLSTADLLALRYDATISREMVRNLAREGEAYLRARGHQITAGRLYLCHFLGMEGAHQVLSAPGSAQLSAVLGSAVIQANPFLTGKTASYVVDWAERKMGQKLSRVATDASPQTTTTEIRQTSPEFEKYKQAVTALISSIQTTL